A region from the Vicia villosa cultivar HV-30 ecotype Madison, WI linkage group LG3, Vvil1.0, whole genome shotgun sequence genome encodes:
- the LOC131659169 gene encoding uncharacterized protein LOC131659169 codes for MNQEKKPTIQISVMFPDLTKMKQIRKELPNKSVKSFVRKYGKILDLLSENVKIDAITALIQFYDVPLRCFTFQNFQLAPTLEEFDRILGFSKIKEDVYVGIGQTTKVEDLAKALGISYTNFVPNYKAKGKVQGVKGQYLEDMALAFAKEKEWEACEDCLALLIFGLVLFPNDADYVDPAAINVFWAVKVLNVDPTPTLLADVYYAINARYEKGRGALRCCIPLLFSWFMSHLYKDDYLIPNLDKHGWAQKLRALNADSILWYARRLDIRKIAYKCGTFPNIPLIGTRGCINYNPSLALRQLGHPLEDKPSEEELKQLLLHDMGKKDPKLLQSIIRAWGKVHKKEYSKNNVVAREAYTQWVINRVQINKLPFDIDPAYKSDVPDPLPMSMEEVEELKASLEKAQREKEGLEHDLYDLNYKKNQLQYELKKKEEQIQKNNEQVDKERLKRKRTTDGFISANFNLDSHNQQIKDANLANERLRGWYTQALKDKRKIEIDLEAQIQELVGKAREQEDKIQDLATRLRESQESEMGEQVYRMEIEGRFTQQMKNYEEVV; via the coding sequence ATGAATCAAGAAAAGAAACCGACTATCCAAATCAGTGTCATGTTTCCAGATTTGACAAAGATGAAGCAAATTAGGAAGGAATTACCCAACAAGTCAGTGAAGAGCTTTGTTCGTAAATACGGAAAAATCCTTGACTTACTTAGTGAGAATGTGAAAATAGATGCTATTACTGCCCTTATCCAGTTTTATGATGTGCCATTGAGATGttttacttttcaaaactttcaactagcgcctacattggaagaatttgaTAGGATTTTGGGATTCTCCAAAATCAAAGAGGATGTCTATGTGGGAATTGGTCAAACTACTAAGGTTGAGGATTTAGCTAAGGCATTGGGAATATCGTATACTAATTTTGTGCCTAATTATAAAGCAAAGGGAAAAGTTCAAGGAGTAAAAGGACAATATTTGGAAGATATGGCTCTCGCCtttgcaaaagaaaaagaatgggAGGCTTGTGAGGATTGCTTGGCGTTGTTGATTTTTGGATTGGTTCTTTTTCCAAATGATGCTGATTATGTTGACCCCGCCGCCATCAACGTATTTTGGGCTGTAAAAGTGTTGAACGTAGATCCTACTCCAACTTTGCTGGCTGACGTGTATTATGCCATCAATGCACGTTATGAAAAGGGAAGAGGTGCACTACGCTGTTGCATTCCTTTGTTATTTTCTTGGTTCATGTCTCATCTTTATAAGGATGATTATTTGATTCCGAACTTGGATAAACATGGATGGGCTCAAAAATTGAGGGCTCTTAATGCTGATTCTATATTGTGGTATGCTAGAAGGTTAGATATCAGAAAAATTGCTTATAAATGTGGAACATTTCCTAATATACCGTTGATTGGAACAAGGGGGTGTATCAACTATAACCCCTCTTTGGCTTTACGTCAACTTGGGCATCCTTTAGAAGATAAACCTTCCGAAGAAGAGTTGAAACAGTTGTTGCTTCATGACATGGGTAAAAAGGATCCAAAGCTACTTCAGAGTATCATTCGAGCTTGGGGCAAAGTGCATAAAAAAGAGTATAGTAAGAATAATGTTGTGGCCAGAGAAGCCTATACTCAGTGGGTTATAAACAGGGTCCAAATCAACAAGTTACCATTTGATATTGATCCGGCATATAAGTCAGATGTACCAGACCCGCTTCCTATGTCAATGGAAGAAGTGGAAGAACTGAAAGCCTCCCTTGAAAAAGctcagagagaaaaagagggactAGAGCATGATCTCTATGACCTTAATTACAAGAAAAATCAACTACAATACGAgcttaagaagaaagaagaacaaattcaaaaaaataacgaGCAGGTGGACAAAGAGAGACTCAAAAGGAAGCGGACAACTGATGGATTCATAAGTGCAAACTTTAACCTCGATTCCCACAATCAACAAATAAAAGATGCTAATTTGGCGAATGAAAGACTAAGGGGTTGGTATACCCAAGCATTGAAAGACAAGAGGAAAATTGAAATAGATCTAGAAGCACAAATCCAAGAGTTGGTTGGCAAAGCTCGAGAGCAAGAGGATAAAATCCAAGACCTCGCCACTAGACTTCGCGAAAGCCAAGAATCTGAGATGGGGGAACAGGTCTATAGAATGGAAATTGAAGGGCGTTTTACCCaacaaatgaaaaattatgaagaaGTGGTTTAA